A single genomic interval of Portunus trituberculatus isolate SZX2019 chromosome 41, ASM1759143v1, whole genome shotgun sequence harbors:
- the LOC123516830 gene encoding cytosolic non-specific dipeptidase-like: MAPPESLAKVFKYVDDNKTRFIDVLREAVAIKSVSAWPQKRGEIVRQMEWAKAKLEALGATCALHDIGMQTCPDGKKIPLPPVLLGQLGTDPKKKTVCVYGHLDVQPALKEDGWDTEPFVLIEKDEKLYGRGSTDDKGPVIGWIHAIEAFQKNGLDVPVNVKFVFEGMEESGSEGLEELLKAQKDKFLAGTDFVCISDNYWLGKNKPCITYGLRGICYFCIEVCGAWILNFLNIGGTVHEAMADLIYLMNTLLDNKGNILIPGLMDEVAPLTSEEEKLYADIDFDVEDYRRDLGHDRLVHHQDKIKTLMARWRNPSLSLHGIEGAFSEPGAKTVIPRKVIGKFSIRIVPNQTPETVSKVTVDYLNKQWEKRGSPNKMKAAFYHGGRCWMSDPNHSNYEAGRRATKLVYGVEPDMTREGGSIPVTLVLQEVTGKNVMLLPMGACDDGAHSQNEKINIRNYIEGTKLLAAYLHEVASV, translated from the exons ATGGCTCCTCCAGAAAGTCTTGCCAAAGTGTTCAA ATATGTTGATGATAACAAAACACGGTTTATTGATGTACTGCGTGAGGCTGTTGCCATCAAGTCAGTGTCTGCTTGGCCACAGAAGCGTGGCGAGATAGTCCGTCAAATGGAATGGGCAAAAGCAAAGCTGGAGGCTCTTGGTGCGACTTGTGCTCTTCATGACATCGGCATGCAG aCATGTCCAGATGGCAAGAAAATTCCTTTGCCTCCCGTATTACTTGGCCAGCTGGGAACTGACCCAAAGaagaaaactgtgtgtgtgtatggccaCCTTGACGTTCAGCCAGCCCTGAAG gAAGATGGATGGGACACCGAGCCCTTTGTACTGattgagaaggatgagaagctGTATGGCAGAGGTTCAACTGATGATAAGGGACCAGTCATTGGTTGGATACATGCCATAGAAGCTTTCCAGAAGAATGGTCTGGATGTTCCTGTCAATGTTAAG TTTGTATTTGAAGGCATGGAAGAATCAGGATCAGAAGGGCTAGAAGAATTGCTCAAAGCTCAGAAGGACAAGTTTTTGGCAGGCACTGACTTTGTTTGCATCTCAGACAACTACTGGCTGGGCAAGAATAAACCATGCATCACTTATGGTTTGCGTGGAATTTGCTACTTCTGCATTGAGGTTTGTGGAGCATGGATTCTAAAT TTTCTAAACATTGGAGGCACTGTTCATGAGGCCATGGCTGATCTCATCTACCTCATGAATACACTTCTTGATAACAAAGGCAACATTCTTATTCCAG gtTTGATGGATGAAGTTGCACCATTGAcatcagaggaagaaaaactatATGCCGACATTGACTTCGATGTGGAAGACTATCGCAGGGACTTGGGTCATGATCGTCTTGTTCATCACCAAGATAAg ATCAAGACCTTGATGGCACGGTGGAGgaacccatccctctccctgcaCGGCATTGAAGGTGCATTCAGTGAGCCTGGAGCCAAGACAGTCATTCCTAGGAAAGTCATTGGCAAATTCAGCATTCGCATTGTGCCAAACCAAACTCCAGAAACAGTCAGCAAAGTAACTGTTGACTACCTGAACAAACAGTGGGAGAAACGAGGCAGTCCAAACAAGATGAAG GCTGCTTTCTACCATGGTGGCCGATGTTGGATGTCAGACCCAAACCACTCCAATTATGAGGCTGGGCGTCGGGCCACCAAGTTGGTGTATGGGGTAGAACCAGACATGACTCGTGAAGGGGGATCCATTCCAGTCACGCTGGTGCTACAG GAGGTAACTGGCAAGAATGTGATGCTGTTGCCCATGGGAGCTTGTGATGATGGTGCCCATTCCCAGAATGAGAAAATCAATATTCGCAATTACATTGAAGGA ACTAAACTGCTGGCTGCCTACCTTCATGAAGTTGCCAGTGTTTGA